In the genome of Nymphaea colorata isolate Beijing-Zhang1983 chromosome 9, ASM883128v2, whole genome shotgun sequence, one region contains:
- the LOC116260093 gene encoding nicotinate phosphoribosyltransferase 2-like isoform X1, whose product MDANGSMAEFDAPTNPMVSPLLTDLYQFTMAYAYWKAGKHLERAVFDLFFRKNPFGGEYTIFAGLEECIRFIANFKLKEEEIDFIRAVLPSTCEVGFFDYLRGIDCSDVEVYAILEGSAVFPKIPLMRVEGPIAVVQLLETPFLNLINYASLVSTNAARHRVVAGKSKSLLEFGLRRAQGPDGGISASKYCYIGGFDATSNVAAGRKFGIPLRGTHSHAFVSSYTGPDEIIEKALPRFDGSYVCEDFVSLVEAWLSKLQTAGSLCGVFSETNLSELTAFTSYALAFPSSFLALVDTYDVMKSGIPNFCAVALALNDLGYKAKGIRLDSGDLAYLSIEARKFFRAIEKEFGVCGFGDMTITASNDINEETLDALNKQGHEVDAFGIGTHLVTCYAQAALGGVFKLVQINNQPRIKLSEDISKVSIPCKKKCYRLYGKEGYPLVDIMTGEKESPPKVGERILCRHPFNESKRAYVVPKRVEELLKCYWPGKSGKQREELPPLSKIRERCMQQLDQMRPDHLRKLNPTPYKVSVSAELYGFIHFLWLNEAPVGELQ is encoded by the exons ATGGATGCCAATGGATCGATGGCGGAATTCGATGCTCCAACGAATCCAATGGTTTCTCCACTTCTTACTGATCTCTATCAATTCACAATGGCTTATGCATACTGGAAAGCTGGCAAGCACCTTGAACGAGCTGT GTTTGACTTGTTTTTCCGAAAGAATCCTTTTGGTGGTGAATATACTATCTTTGCTGGCTTGGAAGAATGTATTCGATTTATTGCTAATTTTAAGCTTAAGGAGGAAGAAATTGATTTCATTCGCGCTGTCTTGCCTTCCACATGTGAG GTTGGGTTTTTTGATTACCTTAGAGGAATAGACTGCTCAGATGTGGAAGTGTACGCAATTTTGGAGGGCTCTGCTGTTTTCCCCAAGATTCCTCTAATGAGAGTTGAAGGACCAATTGCT GTTGTCCAACTCCTAGAGACACCCTTTCTGAATCTAATAAATTATGCATCACTGGTTTCTACAAATGCTGCAAGGCATCGTGTTGTTGCAGGGAAATCCAAGAGTCTGCTCGAGTTTGGACTTCGACGAGCCCAG GGACCTGATGGTGGAATAAGTGCATCGAAATACTGTTACATTGGCGGATTTGATGCAACTAG CAATGTTGCTGCTGGAAGAAAATTTGGAATACCACTTCGAGGAACACATTCCCATGCTTTTGTCAGCTCGTACACG GGCCCAGATGAAATCATAGAGAAAGCACTTCCAAGGTTTGATGGTTCTTATGTCTGTGAGGATTTTGTCAGTCTTGTAGAGGCTTGGCTCAGTAAACTTCAG ACAGCTGGTTCATTATGCGGTGTTTTTAGCGAGACCAACCTGAGTGAGTTGACTGCTTTTACATCATATGCACTGGCATTTCCAAGCAGCTTTCTTGCCCTTGTGGACACCTATGAT GTGATGAAGAGTGGGATACCCAACTTTTGTGCAGTTGCGTTAGCCCTCAATGATTTAGG GTATAAAGCAAAAGGTATTAGGTTGGACTCTGGTGATCTAGCCTATCTGTCTATTGAGGCTCGTAAGTTCTTCCGTGctattgaaaaagaatttggagtTTGTGGTTTTGGAGACATGACAATTACTGCAAGTAATGACATTAACGAGGAAACGTTGGATGCCTTGAACAAGCAG GGACATGAGGTTGATGCCTTTGGCATCGGCACCCACCTTGTAACATGCTATGCTCAAGCTGCCCTTGGTGGTGTCTTCAAATTGGTGCAGATAAATAACCAACCTCGTATTAAACTTTCTGAAGATATCTCCAAG GTTTCAATACCATGTAAAAAGAAATGCTACCGACTGTATGGTAAGGAAGGTTATCCTTTGGTAGACATAATGACTGGAGAAAAGGAATCACCTCCAAAG GTTGGTGAGCGGATTTTGTGCCGCCATCCTTTCAATGAGTCTAAAAGGGCATATGTGGTACCAAAACGTGTTGAAGAACTCTTGAAGTGCTACTGGCCAGGAAAATCAG GTAAACAAAGGGAAGAGCTGCCTCCACTTTCAAAGATCCGGGAGCGATGCATGCAGCAGTTAGATCAAATGCGACCAGACCACCTACGAAAGTTGAACCCAACTCCTTACAAG GTGAGTGTCAGTGCAGAGCTGTATGGTTTCATTCATTTCTTGTGGCTCAATGAAGCACCTGTAGGCGAGCTGCAATAA
- the LOC116260093 gene encoding nicotinate phosphoribosyltransferase 2-like isoform X3, translating to MDTLNVSTCRFRFDLFFRKNPFGGEYTIFAGLEECIRFIANFKLKEEEIDFIRAVLPSTCEVGFFDYLRGIDCSDVEVYAILEGSAVFPKIPLMRVEGPIAVVQLLETPFLNLINYASLVSTNAARHRVVAGKSKSLLEFGLRRAQGPDGGISASKYCYIGGFDATSNVAAGRKFGIPLRGTHSHAFVSSYTGPDEIIEKALPRFDGSYVCEDFVSLVEAWLSKLQTAGSLCGVFSETNLSELTAFTSYALAFPSSFLALVDTYDVMKSGIPNFCAVALALNDLGYKAKGIRLDSGDLAYLSIEARKFFRAIEKEFGVCGFGDMTITASNDINEETLDALNKQGHEVDAFGIGTHLVTCYAQAALGGVFKLVQINNQPRIKLSEDISKVSIPCKKKCYRLYGKEGYPLVDIMTGEKESPPKVGERILCRHPFNESKRAYVVPKRVEELLKCYWPGKSGKQREELPPLSKIRERCMQQLDQMRPDHLRKLNPTPYKVSVSAELYGFIHFLWLNEAPVGELQ from the exons ATGGACACATTAAATGTTTCAACTTGCAGGTTCCG GTTTGACTTGTTTTTCCGAAAGAATCCTTTTGGTGGTGAATATACTATCTTTGCTGGCTTGGAAGAATGTATTCGATTTATTGCTAATTTTAAGCTTAAGGAGGAAGAAATTGATTTCATTCGCGCTGTCTTGCCTTCCACATGTGAG GTTGGGTTTTTTGATTACCTTAGAGGAATAGACTGCTCAGATGTGGAAGTGTACGCAATTTTGGAGGGCTCTGCTGTTTTCCCCAAGATTCCTCTAATGAGAGTTGAAGGACCAATTGCT GTTGTCCAACTCCTAGAGACACCCTTTCTGAATCTAATAAATTATGCATCACTGGTTTCTACAAATGCTGCAAGGCATCGTGTTGTTGCAGGGAAATCCAAGAGTCTGCTCGAGTTTGGACTTCGACGAGCCCAG GGACCTGATGGTGGAATAAGTGCATCGAAATACTGTTACATTGGCGGATTTGATGCAACTAG CAATGTTGCTGCTGGAAGAAAATTTGGAATACCACTTCGAGGAACACATTCCCATGCTTTTGTCAGCTCGTACACG GGCCCAGATGAAATCATAGAGAAAGCACTTCCAAGGTTTGATGGTTCTTATGTCTGTGAGGATTTTGTCAGTCTTGTAGAGGCTTGGCTCAGTAAACTTCAG ACAGCTGGTTCATTATGCGGTGTTTTTAGCGAGACCAACCTGAGTGAGTTGACTGCTTTTACATCATATGCACTGGCATTTCCAAGCAGCTTTCTTGCCCTTGTGGACACCTATGAT GTGATGAAGAGTGGGATACCCAACTTTTGTGCAGTTGCGTTAGCCCTCAATGATTTAGG GTATAAAGCAAAAGGTATTAGGTTGGACTCTGGTGATCTAGCCTATCTGTCTATTGAGGCTCGTAAGTTCTTCCGTGctattgaaaaagaatttggagtTTGTGGTTTTGGAGACATGACAATTACTGCAAGTAATGACATTAACGAGGAAACGTTGGATGCCTTGAACAAGCAG GGACATGAGGTTGATGCCTTTGGCATCGGCACCCACCTTGTAACATGCTATGCTCAAGCTGCCCTTGGTGGTGTCTTCAAATTGGTGCAGATAAATAACCAACCTCGTATTAAACTTTCTGAAGATATCTCCAAG GTTTCAATACCATGTAAAAAGAAATGCTACCGACTGTATGGTAAGGAAGGTTATCCTTTGGTAGACATAATGACTGGAGAAAAGGAATCACCTCCAAAG GTTGGTGAGCGGATTTTGTGCCGCCATCCTTTCAATGAGTCTAAAAGGGCATATGTGGTACCAAAACGTGTTGAAGAACTCTTGAAGTGCTACTGGCCAGGAAAATCAG GTAAACAAAGGGAAGAGCTGCCTCCACTTTCAAAGATCCGGGAGCGATGCATGCAGCAGTTAGATCAAATGCGACCAGACCACCTACGAAAGTTGAACCCAACTCCTTACAAG GTGAGTGTCAGTGCAGAGCTGTATGGTTTCATTCATTTCTTGTGGCTCAATGAAGCACCTGTAGGCGAGCTGCAATAA
- the LOC116260093 gene encoding nicotinate phosphoribosyltransferase 2-like isoform X2 yields MDANGSMAEFDAPTNPMVSPLLTDLYQFTMAYAYWKAGKHLERAVFDLFFRKNPFGGEYTIFAGLEECIRFIANFKLKEEEIDFIRAVLPSTCEVGFFDYLRGIDCSDVEVYAILEGSAVFPKIPLMRVEGPIAVVQLLETPFLNLINYASLVSTNAARHRVVAGKSKSLLEFGLRRAQGPDGGISASKYCYIGGFDATSNVAAGRKFGIPLRGTHSHAFVSSYTGPDEIIEKALPRFDGSYVCEDFVSLVEAWLSKLQTAGSLCGVFSETNLSELTAFTSYALAFPSSFLALVDTYDVMKSGIPNFCAVALALNDLGYKAKGIRLDSGDLAYLSIEARKFFRAIEKEFGVCGFGDMTITASNDINEETLDALNKQGHEVDAFGIGTHLVTCYAQAALGGVFKLVQINNQPRIKLSEDISKVSIPCKKKCYRLYGKEGYPLVDIMTGEKESPPKVGERILCRHPFNESKRAYVVPKRVEELLKCYWPGKSGKQREELPPLSKIRERCMQQLDQMRPDHLRKLNPTPYKSCMVSFISCGSMKHL; encoded by the exons ATGGATGCCAATGGATCGATGGCGGAATTCGATGCTCCAACGAATCCAATGGTTTCTCCACTTCTTACTGATCTCTATCAATTCACAATGGCTTATGCATACTGGAAAGCTGGCAAGCACCTTGAACGAGCTGT GTTTGACTTGTTTTTCCGAAAGAATCCTTTTGGTGGTGAATATACTATCTTTGCTGGCTTGGAAGAATGTATTCGATTTATTGCTAATTTTAAGCTTAAGGAGGAAGAAATTGATTTCATTCGCGCTGTCTTGCCTTCCACATGTGAG GTTGGGTTTTTTGATTACCTTAGAGGAATAGACTGCTCAGATGTGGAAGTGTACGCAATTTTGGAGGGCTCTGCTGTTTTCCCCAAGATTCCTCTAATGAGAGTTGAAGGACCAATTGCT GTTGTCCAACTCCTAGAGACACCCTTTCTGAATCTAATAAATTATGCATCACTGGTTTCTACAAATGCTGCAAGGCATCGTGTTGTTGCAGGGAAATCCAAGAGTCTGCTCGAGTTTGGACTTCGACGAGCCCAG GGACCTGATGGTGGAATAAGTGCATCGAAATACTGTTACATTGGCGGATTTGATGCAACTAG CAATGTTGCTGCTGGAAGAAAATTTGGAATACCACTTCGAGGAACACATTCCCATGCTTTTGTCAGCTCGTACACG GGCCCAGATGAAATCATAGAGAAAGCACTTCCAAGGTTTGATGGTTCTTATGTCTGTGAGGATTTTGTCAGTCTTGTAGAGGCTTGGCTCAGTAAACTTCAG ACAGCTGGTTCATTATGCGGTGTTTTTAGCGAGACCAACCTGAGTGAGTTGACTGCTTTTACATCATATGCACTGGCATTTCCAAGCAGCTTTCTTGCCCTTGTGGACACCTATGAT GTGATGAAGAGTGGGATACCCAACTTTTGTGCAGTTGCGTTAGCCCTCAATGATTTAGG GTATAAAGCAAAAGGTATTAGGTTGGACTCTGGTGATCTAGCCTATCTGTCTATTGAGGCTCGTAAGTTCTTCCGTGctattgaaaaagaatttggagtTTGTGGTTTTGGAGACATGACAATTACTGCAAGTAATGACATTAACGAGGAAACGTTGGATGCCTTGAACAAGCAG GGACATGAGGTTGATGCCTTTGGCATCGGCACCCACCTTGTAACATGCTATGCTCAAGCTGCCCTTGGTGGTGTCTTCAAATTGGTGCAGATAAATAACCAACCTCGTATTAAACTTTCTGAAGATATCTCCAAG GTTTCAATACCATGTAAAAAGAAATGCTACCGACTGTATGGTAAGGAAGGTTATCCTTTGGTAGACATAATGACTGGAGAAAAGGAATCACCTCCAAAG GTTGGTGAGCGGATTTTGTGCCGCCATCCTTTCAATGAGTCTAAAAGGGCATATGTGGTACCAAAACGTGTTGAAGAACTCTTGAAGTGCTACTGGCCAGGAAAATCAG GTAAACAAAGGGAAGAGCTGCCTCCACTTTCAAAGATCCGGGAGCGATGCATGCAGCAGTTAGATCAAATGCGACCAGACCACCTACGAAAGTTGAACCCAACTCCTTACAAG AGCTGTATGGTTTCATTCATTTCTTGTGGCTCAATGAAGCACCTGTAG